In a single window of the Candidatus Celerinatantimonas neptuna genome:
- a CDS encoding IS982 family transposase ISSde7 — translation MRKLVELFCHVDDFCKAFLPQWQKLQLESGERKRNRKGRLSESETMTIIIAFHMSHQRDFKNFYLGIVRRYYKSDCPALLSYTRFLEVMPSVLIPLSSFFTHVKGEPTGIEFIDSTSIKVCHNLRIPRHKVFKGTAARGKGTMGWFYGFKLHIITNHLGDIVAAKLTPANTDDRAPVRELSKGLLDKLYGDKGYISKALAEDLKVEAVTLITTQRKT, via the coding sequence ATGCGTAAATTAGTAGAATTATTCTGCCATGTCGATGATTTTTGCAAGGCTTTCCTACCTCAGTGGCAAAAGTTACAGCTCGAAAGTGGTGAACGTAAGCGAAATCGCAAAGGTCGTCTGTCTGAGAGTGAGACCATGACCATCATTATTGCGTTTCATATGTCACATCAACGTGATTTCAAAAACTTTTATCTCGGCATTGTTCGCCGCTACTACAAAAGTGACTGTCCAGCCTTACTCAGTTACACTCGTTTTCTTGAAGTAATGCCTTCCGTTCTCATCCCACTTAGCTCTTTCTTTACACATGTGAAAGGAGAGCCAACAGGGATTGAATTTATTGACTCAACCAGCATCAAAGTCTGTCACAACCTCCGCATTCCAAGGCATAAAGTGTTTAAAGGAACAGCAGCCCGAGGGAAAGGGACGATGGGTTGGTTCTATGGTTTTAAACTTCATATCATCACGAATCATCTTGGTGATATCGTGGCAGCGAAGCTGACTCCAGCCAATACAGATGATCGCGCGCCCGTTAGGGAGTTATCTAAAGGGTTACTGGATAAGCTGTATGGTGACAAAGGCTATATCAGTAAAGCACTGGCTGAGGACTTGAAAGTAGAGGCTGTCACACTTATCACCACTCAGCGTAAAACATGA
- a CDS encoding Putative lipoprotein/NMB1164 → MHVFYRSKLLLLAVATFLAVGLSGCATESHQVIKTDSVATHLSNYNGPKTTLAVGNFQNRSTYMNGVFSSGADELGRQARTILKTELQKTNRFYVADRANMEALQREAGYNGIKQKISGARYIVTGAITEFGRKVTGDTQLFGILGNGKKQVAYAKATLDVVDVKTSEIVYSTQASGQYDLSNRQIIGFGGTAGYDSTLNGKVLDLVISKAVQNMAKDIDSGKLQLKSQNSK, encoded by the coding sequence ATGCACGTATTTTATCGTTCTAAACTTCTTTTACTCGCTGTAGCTACATTTCTGGCGGTTGGTTTGAGTGGGTGTGCGACAGAATCACATCAGGTTATAAAAACCGATTCAGTTGCAACACATCTCAGTAATTATAATGGTCCTAAAACGACTCTCGCAGTTGGCAATTTCCAAAATCGTTCTACTTATATGAACGGTGTATTTTCTTCTGGTGCAGATGAGTTAGGTCGTCAGGCAAGAACGATTTTGAAAACAGAACTTCAAAAAACCAATCGTTTTTATGTTGCAGACAGAGCCAATATGGAAGCACTGCAGAGGGAAGCAGGTTATAACGGTATCAAACAGAAAATTTCTGGTGCTCGTTATATCGTGACTGGTGCAATTACCGAGTTTGGCCGAAAAGTAACTGGTGATACACAATTATTCGGTATTTTGGGAAATGGTAAAAAACAGGTGGCTTATGCCAAAGCTACTTTGGATGTTGTCGATGTAAAAACATCAGAAATTGTTTATTCAACTCAGGCTTCTGGTCAATATGACCTTAGTAACCGTCAGATCATCGGTTTTGGCGGAACAGCCGGTTATGACTCAACATTGAATGGAAAAGTACTTGATTTGGTTATCTCTAAGGCTGTGCAAAATATGGCAAAAGATATTGATAGCGGAAAGTTACAGCTAAAGAGCCAGAATTCCAAATAA
- the entD gene encoding Enterobactin synthase component D, with protein sequence MLIEPYLKQPASLEALFSLPEHIRGMISVSAQPIEKTEDKRNALQQAQLELPESLKHAILKRQVEFLTGRNCARTVLQNLGVDFRGTLGIGSSREPLWPEGIIGSITHNAHWALAVAAQHRNLRILGIDLETLIDQKTVSDVETLVCTPFEQQQLIDAGLSRQQATTLLFSAKESLFKALYPSVQSYFDFSCARLTRVYNTEHRINLALTKTLCETCQNSRILNCYYALDDSQVITLCVE encoded by the coding sequence ATGTTAATTGAGCCATATTTAAAGCAACCCGCTTCTCTTGAAGCTCTATTTTCTCTCCCAGAACATATAAGAGGAATGATATCGGTATCAGCACAGCCAATTGAGAAAACAGAAGATAAACGAAACGCTCTGCAACAGGCTCAGCTTGAATTGCCTGAATCATTGAAACACGCCATTCTTAAACGTCAGGTCGAATTTTTAACAGGACGAAACTGCGCTCGGACGGTACTACAAAATTTAGGTGTCGATTTTCGGGGGACTTTAGGTATTGGCTCATCAAGAGAACCCCTCTGGCCAGAAGGGATTATCGGCTCGATCACTCACAACGCGCACTGGGCATTGGCTGTGGCAGCCCAGCACCGTAATCTCAGAATATTAGGCATTGACCTTGAAACCCTGATTGATCAAAAAACTGTCTCAGATGTTGAAACTCTCGTCTGTACGCCTTTCGAGCAACAGCAACTGATTGACGCAGGCTTGAGTCGCCAACAGGCAACAACGCTGTTATTTTCTGCTAAAGAAAGTTTATTTAAAGCGCTCTACCCGAGCGTTCAGAGCTATTTTGACTTCTCCTGTGCCCGATTAACCCGTGTTTATAACACAGAGCATCGCATAAACCTGGCATTAACAAAAACGCTTTGTGAAACATGCCAGAACTCGCGGATCCTAAACTGCTATTACGCTTTGGATGATTCTCAGGTGATCACGTTATGTGTAGAATAA
- the hemL_2 gene encoding Glutamate-1-semialdehyde 2,1-aminomutase — translation MCEVNVMSQKHDSFQIPVRLIRRQNSMIVDSSEQPLTKGDELIGTLVLPNEQNLGDQRFRQDYGVCMSCYAGAMANGISSPEMVIALGKQQLLGILGAGGLSVGHIADAVRTIKSSLSGASFGVNLLHNPANPQWEMDCVQLLLDEQVRVVEASAYIKLTEALVYYRVAGLRGEANGQVRIQNRLIAKVSRREVALNFMKPAPDNLLGKLLAKHLITEEQADWARRVPMADDITVEGDSGGHTDQGTLNCIFASIVALRRELALSQSNIAPVRIGAAGGLGTPSALRAAFAMGAAYIVTGSVNQACVESGTSAKVKQLLGQIGLGDVAMAPSADMFEMGAKVQVVRKGSMYAVRALKLYNLYKQYDSIETIPEADLNQLEKQLFHQSIDAIWQQTQVFFKQRHQIGLITQANQQPKKKMALIFQWYLGQSSRWAIQEDANRTIDYQIWCGPAMGAMNEWLKGSVYEDVSQRKVADITFLLMRSAASLMRTELLSNLHINAVQTSEHTICDSEAPEADINDEFQADVSLFPQSTARSQETMGNDTKLNLDLSKDFYKKCWDVLPGGTHYNFGDPERPLVIPFNKGRNSRVWDLDGNEHIDLFCKFGALIMGHHNEAYDQKLIDYMQKVTSVDTCDLEVDVCETLIRHIPCAEMIRFCLSGTEAVQNALRLARGFTGKTRFIRFHGHYHGNADNIMGWHKKEDLSFPVPEQFKGDMLDTLGRAPNIMVDQSFVLPWNDIDILTATIERYHGEIAAVLMEPLCINGGGIFPKEGYLEKAKALCEKYNVVLIFDEIITGVRVGLGGVQELLGVTPHLATYGKALAGGSMPVSAIAGRRDIMDLYTRGKVIHAGTFNGYPLGLAAVKATFDLIEQDPGCYDRMSDVMRQISAVFVKAAEAVDLPLVVQGMPTALVYHSQSTPVESSEGYSDRVKFCDIIIREISKRYGIQFSPLSRIYSNVLMSQDDVRFFEERIFDAMENARKIIDITFKEGVDA, via the coding sequence ATGTGTGAGGTGAATGTTATGTCGCAAAAGCACGATTCGTTTCAAATCCCGGTACGGCTTATCCGTCGTCAGAATTCGATGATAGTCGACTCGTCAGAACAACCACTGACGAAAGGCGATGAGCTGATCGGTACTTTGGTATTACCGAATGAACAAAATTTAGGGGATCAACGTTTCAGGCAGGATTATGGAGTGTGCATGAGCTGTTATGCCGGTGCAATGGCCAATGGCATTAGCTCGCCTGAAATGGTGATTGCACTGGGAAAACAACAGTTATTAGGCATTTTAGGTGCAGGTGGATTGAGTGTCGGGCACATTGCTGATGCAGTTAGAACCATAAAATCGAGTCTGTCTGGGGCGTCATTTGGGGTCAACTTATTGCACAACCCGGCAAATCCTCAATGGGAAATGGATTGCGTGCAATTATTGCTGGATGAGCAAGTCCGGGTGGTTGAGGCCTCTGCTTATATTAAGTTGACCGAGGCGTTGGTTTATTACCGTGTAGCGGGGTTACGTGGTGAAGCAAACGGACAGGTTCGGATTCAGAATCGGCTGATCGCCAAAGTATCCCGTCGGGAAGTGGCTTTGAATTTTATGAAGCCGGCGCCAGATAACCTGCTGGGAAAATTACTGGCTAAACATCTGATTACAGAAGAACAGGCTGACTGGGCACGGCGTGTACCGATGGCCGATGATATTACTGTCGAAGGGGACTCTGGTGGTCACACCGATCAGGGGACGCTGAACTGTATTTTTGCATCTATAGTGGCCCTTCGTCGTGAGTTAGCTTTATCGCAATCTAATATTGCACCGGTTCGTATCGGAGCGGCTGGTGGCCTGGGAACACCCTCTGCGCTCAGGGCCGCTTTTGCGATGGGTGCGGCTTATATAGTTACCGGTTCTGTCAATCAGGCCTGTGTCGAGTCGGGCACATCGGCCAAAGTGAAACAACTATTAGGGCAAATCGGGTTGGGTGACGTTGCGATGGCGCCTTCTGCTGATATGTTCGAAATGGGAGCAAAGGTACAGGTCGTTCGTAAGGGCAGTATGTACGCTGTACGGGCTTTGAAACTCTACAATCTGTATAAGCAATACGATTCGATTGAAACCATTCCCGAAGCTGATCTCAACCAGCTGGAAAAACAACTCTTTCATCAGTCCATTGATGCCATCTGGCAACAGACGCAAGTGTTTTTTAAACAGCGTCATCAGATTGGTCTGATTACACAGGCCAATCAACAGCCAAAGAAGAAAATGGCTCTGATTTTTCAGTGGTATCTGGGCCAGTCCTCACGTTGGGCCATTCAGGAAGATGCTAACCGGACTATCGATTACCAAATCTGGTGTGGACCGGCGATGGGTGCCATGAATGAATGGCTCAAGGGGTCAGTCTACGAAGATGTCAGTCAGCGAAAAGTGGCCGATATCACCTTCCTGTTAATGCGATCAGCGGCGTCTCTAATGCGTACTGAGCTTTTATCAAATCTACATATTAATGCTGTTCAAACTTCTGAACACACCATATGTGACAGTGAAGCACCCGAAGCGGACATCAATGACGAGTTTCAGGCCGATGTTTCACTTTTTCCTCAATCAACTGCCAGGAGTCAAGAGACTATGGGTAACGACACTAAGTTAAATCTGGACCTTTCAAAAGATTTTTACAAAAAATGCTGGGATGTTCTTCCGGGGGGGACGCATTACAACTTCGGTGATCCGGAGCGTCCACTGGTGATTCCTTTTAATAAAGGCCGTAACTCCCGTGTCTGGGATTTAGATGGTAACGAGCATATCGACTTATTTTGTAAGTTCGGTGCACTCATTATGGGGCATCACAATGAAGCATATGACCAAAAGTTGATTGATTATATGCAGAAAGTCACATCGGTTGATACTTGTGATCTGGAAGTGGATGTCTGTGAAACTCTGATCCGACATATTCCTTGTGCTGAGATGATTCGCTTTTGTTTAAGTGGTACCGAAGCGGTTCAGAATGCGCTGCGTCTGGCTCGGGGCTTTACCGGTAAAACTCGATTTATCCGTTTTCATGGCCACTATCATGGGAACGCCGATAACATCATGGGCTGGCATAAAAAAGAAGATCTGAGCTTCCCTGTTCCTGAGCAGTTTAAAGGTGACATGCTCGATACGCTGGGCCGTGCACCCAATATTATGGTGGATCAATCGTTTGTTCTGCCATGGAACGACATCGATATTTTAACCGCAACGATTGAGCGTTATCACGGCGAAATTGCCGCAGTTTTGATGGAGCCGCTTTGCATCAATGGTGGGGGAATTTTCCCGAAAGAAGGATATTTAGAAAAAGCCAAAGCGTTGTGTGAAAAATACAATGTGGTGTTGATTTTCGACGAAATTATAACCGGTGTTCGTGTCGGTTTGGGTGGTGTACAGGAATTACTCGGTGTAACGCCTCACCTGGCCACTTATGGTAAAGCGCTGGCTGGCGGGTCTATGCCTGTGTCGGCGATTGCTGGCCGTCGTGACATTATGGACCTGTATACTCGTGGCAAAGTGATTCATGCCGGGACCTTTAATGGTTATCCATTAGGTCTTGCAGCCGTTAAAGCAACATTTGATTTAATCGAACAAGACCCGGGATGTTATGACCGGATGTCCGATGTGATGCGTCAGATTTCTGCGGTCTTTGTAAAAGCTGCTGAAGCTGTTGATCTGCCGCTGGTTGTTCAGGGAATGCCAACTGCTTTGGTTTATCACTCTCAGTCAACTCCGGTTGAGAGCTCTGAAGGGTATAGCGACAGAGTAAAATTCTGCGACATTATCATCCGTGAAATTTCAAAACGCTACGGCATTCAATTCTCTCCGTTATCACGTATCTACTCGAATGTTCTGATGTCTCAGGATGATGTTCGCTTCTTCGAAGAACGTATTTTTGATGCGATGGAAAATGCTCGCAAGATTATCGATATCACCTTTAAAGAAGGGGTGGACGCATGA
- the bcr_3 gene encoding Bicyclomycin resistance protein encodes MNNKLHGPLFLVILGTLMAFASLSTDIYLPAMPLMAKELQGDIELTITGFLIGFALAQLVWGPLSDALGRRLPLFIGMAMFTIGSAGCALSADIQQMVFCRVFQAFGACTGPMLARAMIRDSFTRTRAAQMLSTLLFIMAIAPIVGPLAGGQIIRITSWHVIFWLLVVIGGLMFFSLFSLPETLPPELRVKVSLSGVVHNYLMLLRNRVFMRYTLCLTFFYVAAYAFMAGSPFVYISFYGVAPQYYGWLFALNIVGVMAMSMVNRRLVVRHSLDSLLKIAVGVAAIATLILALVVKLQLGGIVAVVVTIFLFFSMNGIIAASSTTAALDAVPSLAGSASALIGALQYGSGIISSLLLAFFNDGTPWTMTWIMVFFTLASVVILLCPNTSGFSSDS; translated from the coding sequence ATGAACAATAAGTTACATGGGCCGCTTTTTCTGGTGATCCTTGGCACGTTGATGGCTTTTGCATCTTTATCAACGGATATTTATTTACCTGCAATGCCGCTGATGGCAAAGGAGTTACAGGGTGATATTGAACTGACTATCACGGGATTTCTAATTGGTTTTGCTCTGGCACAGTTGGTGTGGGGGCCGCTTAGTGATGCGTTGGGTCGACGTTTGCCACTATTTATAGGCATGGCGATGTTTACTATTGGCTCCGCCGGATGTGCATTGTCGGCAGATATTCAGCAGATGGTTTTCTGTCGGGTGTTTCAGGCATTTGGGGCCTGTACCGGGCCAATGCTGGCCAGGGCTATGATTCGCGATTCATTTACCCGAACCCGGGCTGCGCAAATGCTCTCGACACTACTTTTTATTATGGCTATTGCTCCTATTGTCGGGCCACTGGCTGGTGGGCAAATCATCCGGATTACAAGTTGGCACGTTATCTTCTGGTTATTGGTGGTGATTGGTGGATTGATGTTTTTCTCACTGTTTTCTCTGCCAGAAACTCTTCCACCGGAGCTGCGCGTTAAAGTCTCTTTGTCGGGGGTCGTTCATAATTATTTAATGCTACTTCGTAATCGTGTGTTTATGCGTTATACGCTATGTCTGACATTTTTTTATGTTGCAGCTTATGCTTTTATGGCCGGCTCACCGTTTGTCTATATCAGTTTTTATGGCGTTGCCCCTCAATATTATGGTTGGCTATTTGCTCTTAATATTGTCGGAGTGATGGCTATGAGCATGGTGAACAGGCGCCTGGTGGTCCGCCATTCGCTGGATAGTTTGCTGAAAATTGCTGTGGGCGTAGCGGCAATAGCTACACTGATACTCGCACTGGTTGTAAAGCTGCAGCTTGGTGGTATTGTTGCTGTAGTGGTGACTATTTTTCTGTTCTTCTCAATGAATGGCATTATCGCAGCTTCTTCAACAACTGCGGCTCTGGATGCTGTTCCATCACTGGCCGGTTCTGCGTCAGCATTGATCGGGGCGTTGCAGTATGGGAGCGGTATTATTTCTTCGCTTTTACTGGCATTTTTTAATGATGGTACGCCATGGACAATGACATGGATTATGGTGTTTTTTACTCTTGCCAGTGTGGTTATCCTTTTATGCCCTAACACGTCTGGTTTCAGTAGTGATTCATGA
- the fabF_1 gene encoding 3-oxoacyl-[acyl-carrier-protein] synthase 2 gives MNSPIVITGMGIISPLGCGTQTVWRRLIAGKSGIRKLDRFNNIEMPVTIAGQVPTIEQDPKAGFDVTKVATTKELRKIDRFTCFALAAAKEALTQANWFPETEDDQAATATVIATGIGGFTTITKAKETLDQRGFKRLSPFTAPAFLANLAAGNLSIKYGFKGPIGCPVTACAAGVQAIGDGMRLIRNNEADIALVGGAEACIDPLSLASFNALKALSLSDEPTTASRPFDKQRNGFVMGEGAGLMVIETLEHAKDRGATPLAILSGYGTSSDAWHVTAGPDDGAGCARAINKALSTAGLSASEIEHVNAHATSTQVGDKAELAALRNVFADSLPTIPVSATKSATGHLLGAAGGIESIFTAMAIINGELPPTLNMDEADDAAHDMDLVPNISKKHTITHALCNSSGFGGVNAALIVSHINTVL, from the coding sequence ATGAACTCACCTATCGTTATCACCGGTATGGGCATTATAAGCCCCCTGGGCTGTGGTACTCAAACAGTCTGGCGACGTCTGATTGCTGGGAAATCTGGTATCAGAAAACTTGATCGATTCAACAATATTGAAATGCCCGTCACCATTGCAGGACAGGTTCCGACGATTGAGCAAGACCCAAAAGCCGGTTTTGATGTTACAAAAGTCGCCACAACCAAAGAATTAAGGAAAATTGACCGGTTTACCTGCTTTGCATTGGCGGCCGCGAAAGAAGCGTTAACTCAGGCAAACTGGTTCCCAGAGACAGAAGATGATCAGGCCGCAACAGCAACAGTCATCGCAACCGGCATTGGTGGATTTACAACAATCACAAAAGCAAAAGAGACACTTGATCAACGCGGATTTAAACGGTTATCACCCTTTACGGCCCCCGCTTTTCTCGCCAATCTGGCTGCTGGTAATTTATCAATAAAATACGGATTTAAAGGGCCAATCGGCTGCCCCGTTACCGCATGTGCAGCCGGTGTTCAGGCAATCGGTGATGGAATGCGGCTTATTCGAAATAATGAAGCAGATATTGCATTGGTCGGGGGAGCTGAAGCATGTATTGATCCACTCTCACTGGCAAGTTTTAATGCCTTAAAAGCGTTATCATTATCGGATGAGCCAACCACCGCCTCACGCCCATTCGATAAACAGCGAAACGGTTTTGTAATGGGTGAAGGTGCAGGCCTTATGGTAATTGAAACATTGGAACATGCGAAGGACAGAGGAGCCACCCCACTGGCAATTCTCAGTGGTTATGGCACCAGCAGTGACGCATGGCATGTCACCGCTGGGCCTGACGATGGTGCAGGTTGTGCCCGGGCGATCAACAAAGCGCTGAGTACGGCCGGACTTTCTGCCAGTGAAATTGAGCATGTAAACGCCCATGCAACATCAACACAAGTAGGCGATAAGGCTGAACTTGCTGCCCTGCGGAACGTATTTGCTGATTCGCTGCCGACTATACCTGTATCTGCCACAAAATCAGCCACTGGTCATTTACTGGGAGCTGCCGGAGGCATTGAATCTATTTTTACAGCAATGGCCATCATCAATGGGGAGCTACCGCCGACTCTGAATATGGATGAAGCCGATGATGCAGCTCACGATATGGATTTAGTCCCCAATATCAGCAAAAAACATACAATCACGCATGCCCTGTGTAATAGCTCAGGATTCGGTGGCGTAAATGCAGCACTGATTGTCAGCCATATCAATACGGTTTTGTAA
- a CDS encoding IS982 family transposase ISSde7, protein MKPKMLAAWDRAMLSKRFIIETINDQLKNISQIEHSRHRSLHGFMLNLLGGLIAYCLKPEKPSLNMTPVEKTGLMAMA, encoded by the coding sequence ATGAAGCCCAAAATGCTTGCCGCTTGGGATAGAGCAATGCTCTCTAAGCGCTTCATTATTGAAACGATTAACGATCAATTGAAAAATATTTCTCAAATAGAGCATTCTCGTCATCGAAGTTTACACGGATTTATGCTCAATCTTTTGGGTGGCTTGATTGCCTATTGTTTAAAGCCAGAAAAGCCATCACTTAATATGACTCCAGTTGAAAAAACGGGTCTAATGGCGATGGCTTAA
- the yknY gene encoding putative ABC transporter ATP-binding protein YknY — protein sequence MNKTMTIDARELWHSFTTGKIKQTVIHNVDLQLASGELTLIIGPSGSGKSTLLAMISGLLRPMSGQVLVDGQDLAQLSNRALEKFRLNHCGFVFQGYNLFGALNAIENVMLPLTYGFHLPDKKARAIAAKKLSDVGLSHRQELYPSALSGGEKQRVAIARALVKQTPFLFADEPTSALDKKNGQTVIDILRHIAHHDNSTVIAVSHDSRLIDHADRIITIEDGVIEHDSSPLQTGELQA from the coding sequence ATGAATAAAACCATGACAATTGATGCCCGCGAACTCTGGCACAGTTTCACAACGGGCAAAATAAAACAAACTGTTATTCACAATGTTGATTTACAACTGGCCAGTGGTGAGCTGACGCTTATCATTGGTCCTTCAGGTTCGGGGAAAAGTACCCTACTGGCTATGATCTCAGGCTTGCTCAGACCCATGTCAGGTCAGGTGCTTGTCGATGGTCAGGATCTTGCTCAGCTCTCTAACCGGGCACTTGAAAAGTTCCGGCTCAATCACTGTGGATTTGTCTTTCAAGGATACAACTTATTCGGAGCTCTCAACGCCATTGAAAATGTCATGCTTCCGTTGACTTATGGCTTTCACCTTCCAGATAAAAAAGCCAGGGCAATTGCAGCCAAAAAGTTATCGGATGTGGGATTATCCCACCGTCAGGAACTCTACCCCAGCGCACTATCAGGGGGAGAAAAACAACGGGTTGCAATTGCAAGAGCCCTCGTCAAGCAAACCCCGTTTCTGTTTGCCGATGAGCCGACCAGTGCCCTTGATAAAAAGAATGGACAAACTGTCATCGACATCTTGCGCCATATTGCACATCACGATAACTCAACCGTAATTGCGGTATCTCATGACAGCCGTCTGATTGACCATGCAGACCGAATTATCACCATTGAAGATGGCGTCATCGAACATGATTCCAGCCCATTACAGACCGGAGAGCTCCAAGCATGA
- the aaeA_1 gene encoding p-hydroxybenzoic acid efflux pump subunit AaeA, giving the protein MKPIYCVWLSALLLITGCSPQGKPLTQSVKSPWAAVAKGYVTIEGGIISIDSSKPGIIKKILVEEGDNVKKGQLLATITDTTAELTLQEQQYAFTQAQLAVDTAKTQLRIARREFDRVSKLSTSTLSQQKKQKLGDVVSLAIESLKSKQAALKIAQAQIAIAKFDLGQYQIRAPKNGMIVRRYASPGEGASTLDVTRLFSLVPDQPRIIRAEIQPFFINQVHPGQLALVSLEDGNSSHIYHAKVIRISDVFGPAQLNDGPTDPKDMRVVECVLSLLDGSHLRIGQRVIVKIKPLPHSNKRQVIKHVN; this is encoded by the coding sequence ATGAAACCAATCTATTGTGTATGGTTAAGCGCATTATTACTCATCACTGGGTGTTCCCCACAAGGCAAACCACTTACTCAGTCAGTTAAATCACCATGGGCTGCTGTTGCCAAAGGGTATGTAACCATTGAAGGTGGCATTATCAGTATCGATTCATCCAAACCCGGTATTATCAAAAAAATATTAGTTGAAGAAGGTGATAACGTTAAAAAAGGACAACTACTGGCCACCATCACCGATACAACAGCCGAACTGACACTTCAGGAACAACAATATGCATTCACGCAAGCACAGCTGGCTGTAGATACGGCTAAAACCCAACTGCGTATTGCCAGACGAGAATTTGACCGGGTATCCAAATTAAGTACATCGACTCTTTCACAACAGAAAAAACAAAAGCTGGGAGATGTAGTCTCTCTGGCAATCGAATCACTTAAATCGAAACAGGCTGCCCTTAAAATCGCACAGGCACAAATTGCCATTGCTAAATTCGATCTCGGACAATATCAAATACGTGCCCCAAAAAACGGTATGATCGTTCGACGCTATGCATCACCTGGTGAAGGAGCCTCAACACTTGATGTGACTCGGCTATTTTCTTTAGTGCCTGATCAGCCTAGAATTATCCGCGCAGAAATCCAGCCTTTCTTTATCAATCAGGTCCATCCGGGTCAACTGGCTTTGGTCTCACTTGAAGATGGGAACAGCAGTCATATCTATCATGCGAAAGTTATTCGCATCAGTGATGTTTTTGGTCCTGCACAATTGAATGATGGCCCGACAGACCCAAAAGATATGCGTGTCGTTGAATGTGTGTTATCACTACTTGATGGCTCGCATTTACGGATCGGTCAGCGTGTAATTGTTAAAATTAAGCCATTACCACACTCGAATAAACGACAGGTCATCAAGCATGTTAATTGA
- a CDS encoding Putative lipoprotein/NMB1162: protein MTIKRFLILLGLVALLGLTGCATKTTPYNYDALIKAKPRSILIMPPLNDSIAVNASYIEMSTLSRPLGEKGYYVFPVAVIDNFMKQNGLPTPAEMNKVPLEKLYENIGADAVLYTRIEDWGQKYMVLNSETVVKLDMKLVDCRTGALLWNSSVTAVDDSGNSSGGGLLGALISAAANQIAGSISDRTPAVARKADYTAIYNKSRGLLNGPYAPSTASAK, encoded by the coding sequence ATGACGATCAAACGATTTTTAATTCTTCTGGGGCTGGTCGCATTACTTGGATTAACGGGATGCGCAACTAAAACAACCCCTTATAATTATGATGCACTTATCAAAGCAAAGCCTCGTTCAATATTGATCATGCCGCCGTTAAATGACTCTATTGCTGTGAATGCGTCTTATATCGAAATGTCGACTCTTTCACGTCCGCTGGGAGAAAAAGGTTATTACGTTTTTCCAGTCGCAGTGATTGATAATTTCATGAAACAAAACGGCCTGCCTACACCGGCTGAAATGAATAAAGTACCACTGGAAAAACTCTATGAAAATATAGGTGCTGATGCGGTGCTCTATACTCGTATTGAGGATTGGGGCCAGAAATACATGGTCCTTAATTCCGAAACCGTTGTTAAACTTGATATGAAGCTTGTTGATTGCCGAACTGGTGCGCTGTTATGGAATTCTTCTGTTACCGCTGTTGATGATTCCGGAAATAGTAGTGGCGGTGGATTATTGGGGGCGTTAATCAGTGCAGCGGCTAATCAGATAGCTGGCTCTATTTCTGACAGAACGCCGGCTGTTGCACGAAAGGCTGACTATACTGCTATTTATAATAAATCTCGCGGATTACTGAATGGCCCTTATGCGCCATCGACAGCATCAGCAAAATAG